From Desulfonatronum thiosulfatophilum, a single genomic window includes:
- the galE gene encoding UDP-glucose 4-epimerase GalE, with protein sequence MSDCILVTGGAGYIGSQTCKALAAAGYRPVTLDNMVYGHEWAVKWGELVRGDILDAQTLDAVFSRHAPAAVIHFAAYAYVGESVTDPQKYYRNNVGGSLSLLEAMRRHDCRYMVFSSTCATYGEPKEIPIPENHPQHPVNPYGWSKLMIEQMLKDFDTAYGLRHVALRYFNAAGADPDGIVGEEHDPETHLIPLAILAALGRRRALSVFGRDYPTPDGTAIRDYIHVADLAEAHVAALKFLLAEDRSEAFNLGTGTGHTVQQVIETVQEVGGREVPVADAPRRAGDPPALVAVADKARRILGWEPKIPDLQGIIRTAWDWHRKQ encoded by the coding sequence ATGAGCGACTGCATTTTGGTAACGGGCGGCGCCGGGTATATCGGCAGCCAGACGTGCAAGGCCCTGGCTGCGGCGGGATATCGGCCAGTGACGCTGGACAATATGGTCTACGGCCACGAATGGGCCGTCAAATGGGGCGAGTTGGTCCGCGGCGACATCCTGGACGCCCAGACCCTGGATGCGGTGTTCTCCCGCCATGCTCCGGCGGCGGTGATCCATTTCGCGGCCTATGCCTACGTGGGCGAATCCGTGACCGATCCCCAGAAGTATTACCGGAACAACGTGGGCGGGTCGTTGAGTCTGCTGGAAGCCATGCGCCGCCACGACTGCCGGTACATGGTTTTTTCCAGCACCTGCGCCACGTATGGAGAGCCGAAGGAGATCCCCATTCCCGAGAACCATCCCCAGCATCCGGTCAATCCCTATGGCTGGAGCAAGCTGATGATCGAGCAGATGCTCAAGGATTTCGATACGGCGTACGGCCTACGTCATGTGGCGTTGCGCTATTTCAATGCCGCCGGAGCGGATCCTGACGGGATCGTGGGCGAGGAGCACGATCCCGAAACCCATCTCATTCCGCTGGCTATTCTGGCCGCCCTGGGCAGACGCAGGGCATTGTCCGTGTTCGGCCGCGATTACCCCACACCGGACGGCACGGCGATCCGGGACTACATTCATGTGGCCGATCTGGCCGAAGCCCATGTGGCCGCGCTGAAGTTTCTTCTCGCCGAAGACCGCAGCGAGGCCTTCAATCTGGGTACGGGCACGGGCCATACGGTGCAGCAGGTCATCGAGACGGTTCAGGAAGTCGGAGGCCGGGAGGTGCCGGTGGCGGACGCGCCCCGCCGGGCCGGAGATCCGCCGGCCCTGGTGGCCGTGGCGGACAAGGCCCGAAGAATTCTCGGCTGGGAGCCTAAAATCCCCGACTTGCAAGGCATCATCCGAACTGCGTGGGACTGGCACCGCAAGCAGTAG
- a CDS encoding glycosyltransferase family 2 protein has translation MRQPVLVSVVIPVHNRPAEVLRAVRSVLGQKNLPTGHCLEIIVVDDGSTDATPEALRTVRNPRVQLIRHETNLGVSAARNRGLAAAQGEMLALLDSDDWWLPEKTAVHLRCHQAGGWRISQTDEIWIRHGRRVNPKDKHGKPEGWFLEQALKLCLISPSCVLFDREFWDEIGPFDPLLPACEDYDLWLRTLVRHPVGLCPQKLVCKTGGHPDQLSRKIIGLDLYRLQAMDKLLRNAKMTPRQREMTLRELRAKAAIYIQGSLKHDRSDEAQRVKEWLRPWLTEMNAETPRPDVEGITRT, from the coding sequence GTGAGGCAGCCGGTGCTTGTTTCCGTAGTCATCCCGGTCCACAACCGCCCGGCTGAGGTTCTCCGGGCGGTACGTTCGGTCCTGGGACAGAAAAACTTGCCGACCGGCCATTGCCTGGAAATCATCGTGGTGGACGACGGCAGCACGGATGCCACGCCCGAGGCCCTGCGGACCGTCAGGAATCCGCGTGTCCAGCTCATCCGGCACGAGACCAACCTGGGAGTTTCCGCGGCCCGAAATCGCGGTTTGGCGGCAGCCCAAGGGGAAATGCTGGCCTTGCTGGATTCGGATGACTGGTGGTTGCCGGAAAAAACGGCCGTCCACCTGCGCTGCCATCAGGCCGGCGGATGGCGGATCTCGCAGACCGACGAAATCTGGATCCGGCATGGGCGTCGCGTCAATCCGAAGGACAAACACGGCAAACCTGAAGGCTGGTTCCTGGAGCAGGCCCTGAAACTCTGTCTGATCAGCCCTTCCTGCGTACTCTTTGATCGCGAATTCTGGGACGAAATCGGCCCCTTCGACCCGCTTCTTCCGGCATGCGAGGACTACGACCTCTGGCTGCGCACGCTGGTGCGGCATCCTGTGGGACTATGCCCGCAAAAACTGGTCTGCAAGACCGGAGGGCACCCGGACCAGTTGTCCCGCAAAATCATCGGCCTGGACCTTTACCGCCTCCAGGCCATGGACAAACTGCTCCGGAACGCAAAAATGACGCCGCGGCAACGGGAAATGACACTCCGGGAACTTCGTGCCAAGGCGGCAATATATATCCAGGGCAGCCTCAAGCACGACAGGTCCGATGAAGCGCAGCGGGTCAAGGAGTGGCTGCGGCCGTGGCTGACGGAAATGAATGCCGAAACCCCTCGCCCGGACGTCGAAGGCATTACACGGACATGA
- a CDS encoding CheR family methyltransferase — protein MLGSMMERDFRRLSEFVQNKCGIKMPSSKKTMMEARLQRRLRALGLADYRAYCEYVFSPKGTESEIPHLIDALSTNTTSFFREPHHFQYLTSSVLPSWWQNNGHERELAVWSAGCSSGEEPYTLAMVLAEFMEHHPLFRWFILATDINTQVLERAAKGIYPDDRLNSIPAQLRTKYLLRSKDRSKKLIRIIPALRERIHFRRLNFMEKFAFREPMDIIFCRNVMIYFERDVQERLIRNFLEYLHPLGHLVIGHSESLAGMNLGLRQVAPTVYGKA, from the coding sequence ATGTTGGGGAGCATGATGGAGCGCGATTTTCGTCGGCTTAGCGAATTTGTGCAGAATAAATGCGGCATCAAAATGCCTTCATCCAAAAAGACCATGATGGAGGCGCGATTGCAGCGGCGGTTGCGGGCCCTTGGTCTTGCCGATTACCGAGCGTACTGCGAATACGTTTTCAGCCCCAAAGGTACGGAGAGTGAGATTCCGCACCTCATCGACGCCTTGAGCACCAATACGACCAGCTTTTTTCGCGAACCTCACCACTTCCAGTACCTCACTTCCTCAGTACTTCCGTCCTGGTGGCAAAACAACGGACACGAGCGGGAACTGGCGGTCTGGAGCGCTGGATGTTCCTCCGGGGAGGAACCGTACACCCTGGCCATGGTTCTTGCGGAATTCATGGAGCATCATCCGCTGTTCCGGTGGTTTATTTTGGCCACGGACATCAACACCCAGGTATTGGAGCGGGCCGCCAAAGGCATCTATCCCGACGACAGGCTGAATTCCATTCCGGCCCAGCTCAGAACAAAATATCTGCTGCGCAGCAAGGACCGCTCCAAAAAATTGATTCGCATCATCCCCGCCTTGCGGGAAAGAATCCATTTTCGCCGCCTGAACTTCATGGAAAAGTTCGCCTTTCGAGAACCCATGGACATCATTTTCTGTCGCAACGTCATGATCTATTTTGAGCGCGACGTGCAGGAACGGCTGATCCGAAACTTTCTTGAATATCTGCATCCCTTGGGGCACCTGGTGATCGGTCATTCCGAAAGCCTCGCCGGAATGAACCTGGGGCTGCGCCAGGTCGCCCCAACAGTGTATGGAAAGGCATAG
- a CDS encoding TusE/DsrC/DsvC family sulfur relay protein — MATVEFKGNNFEVDEDGFLQRFEDWNPDWVEYVKESEGIKELTDEHQKVIDFLQDYYKKNGIAPMVRILSKVTGYKLKHIYELFPSGPGKGACKMAGLPKPTGCV; from the coding sequence ATGGCAACAGTAGAATTCAAGGGAAATAACTTTGAGGTCGATGAAGATGGTTTCTTGCAGCGCTTTGAAGACTGGAACCCTGATTGGGTAGAATATGTCAAGGAAAGCGAAGGTATCAAGGAATTGACCGATGAACACCAGAAGGTCATTGACTTCCTGCAGGATTACTACAAGAAGAATGGAATCGCGCCCATGGTTCGCATCCTGTCCAAAGTGACCGGATACAAACTGAAGCACATTTACGAACTGTTCCCGTCCGGACCTGGAAAAGGCGCCTGTAAGATGGCCGGCCTTCCCAAGCCCACAGGTTGCGTATAG
- a CDS encoding DUF401 family protein, translating to MTTIWPLLKIALAFIAILTGIRFKLGIGTSILLGSLLLALLFGVQPLEWATIAAIGIYHEKVLLLGGIVLLILYFSDILERSGQGRRMMNHISGLLHWPRPRLVFFPALIGLLPMPGGAIFSAPMLKEIAAPFSISPQRFVQLNYWFRHVWELCWPLYPGIILAAFIADIALFRLLMFTWPSLVLTILLGWLFFLRPGVLPLTDHAPVAEVSEKRSLAPLLRESLPLLIAVFGSLGLEGLIALLSPEIPMEWGFIIALSAAVTCLVLQNRLPGRMLVTVIKSPHALRMLFLVAAIFAFKAVLEQGGIVDALAGSVSTPTALFWISVFLPFIVGMISGLTVAFVGGVLPLIMGLAANLHIEQTTGYVVLVLFSGFIGVLASPLHICLILTCEYFHARLDEVLKSLALPCGIMLLFAVAYARLIMEFW from the coding sequence ATGACCACCATCTGGCCGTTGCTGAAGATCGCCCTGGCCTTCATCGCCATTCTCACGGGAATCCGTTTCAAGCTGGGCATCGGAACATCAATTCTGCTGGGCAGTCTGCTCTTGGCCCTGTTGTTCGGCGTCCAGCCTCTGGAATGGGCAACCATCGCCGCCATCGGCATCTATCACGAAAAGGTTCTCCTGCTGGGAGGGATCGTCCTGCTGATCCTGTACTTCAGCGACATCCTGGAACGATCCGGCCAAGGCCGCCGGATGATGAACCACATCTCCGGATTGCTGCACTGGCCACGGCCCAGGCTGGTTTTTTTTCCGGCCCTGATCGGCTTGCTGCCCATGCCCGGGGGTGCGATTTTCTCCGCGCCCATGCTCAAGGAGATCGCCGCCCCCTTCTCCATTTCCCCCCAGCGGTTCGTCCAGCTCAACTACTGGTTCCGCCATGTCTGGGAACTCTGCTGGCCGCTGTATCCGGGGATCATTCTGGCAGCCTTCATCGCGGATATTGCATTGTTTCGCCTGCTGATGTTCACTTGGCCCAGCCTGGTGCTGACCATCCTCCTGGGCTGGCTGTTCTTCCTTCGCCCCGGCGTTCTGCCGTTGACGGACCACGCGCCTGTCGCCGAGGTCAGTGAAAAAAGAAGTCTCGCCCCGTTGCTCCGGGAATCCCTGCCCCTGCTGATCGCCGTCTTCGGTTCCCTGGGGCTGGAAGGGCTGATCGCCCTCTTGAGTCCGGAGATACCCATGGAATGGGGCTTCATCATCGCTTTGTCCGCGGCCGTGACCTGTCTTGTCCTGCAGAACAGGCTGCCCGGAAGGATGCTCGTCACGGTGATCAAAAGTCCCCATGCCCTGCGGATGCTCTTTTTGGTGGCGGCCATTTTTGCCTTCAAGGCCGTATTGGAACAGGGAGGGATTGTCGACGCCCTTGCCGGATCAGTGTCCACACCCACGGCCCTGTTCTGGATCAGTGTTTTTTTGCCCTTCATCGTCGGCATGATTTCCGGTCTGACCGTGGCTTTTGTCGGCGGGGTCCTGCCCTTGATCATGGGCCTGGCCGCCAATCTGCACATCGAACAGACCACCGGTTACGTGGTCCTTGTCCTTTTCTCCGGTTTCATCGGTGTCTTGGCCTCGCCCTTGCATATCTGCCTGATATTGACCTGCGAATACTTTCACGCCCGCCTGGATGAAGTGCTGAAAAGCCTGGCCCTGCCCTGCGGAATCATGCTTCTGTTCGCGGTGGCTTACGCCAGGTTGATTATGGAATTTTGGTGA
- a CDS encoding class I SAM-dependent methyltransferase yields MQLLNRSLSSQQLEHLLREGTLEELMAVVSARNKVHFEKVRVGEDVVECLQVTDMEGYIEEQLERTAGGGFDALPLWAKIWPASLPLAIYMQRLIPGPDERVLEVGAGLGLAGLFAAKQGFSVVVSDIVPEALLFARINALQNNLGESIQVLPIDFVKNGHIGRYHRIIGSEVLYREQFFEPLLAFLRNHLEPTSRSEVLLTADASRRSSKFFAAAKNYFQISRSSMPYKNDRVHEFGFGGDVAEKELWFYRMRPL; encoded by the coding sequence ATGCAGCTTCTGAATCGTTCTCTTTCCTCACAACAACTCGAACACCTGCTCCGCGAAGGAACCCTCGAAGAACTTATGGCGGTGGTTTCCGCCAGAAACAAGGTTCATTTCGAGAAGGTGCGCGTTGGTGAGGATGTCGTGGAATGTCTTCAGGTGACCGACATGGAGGGCTACATCGAGGAGCAGTTGGAGCGGACGGCCGGTGGCGGATTCGATGCGCTGCCGCTGTGGGCGAAAATATGGCCGGCCTCTCTGCCATTGGCCATCTACATGCAGCGCCTGATCCCCGGTCCTGATGAACGTGTTCTCGAAGTCGGCGCCGGCCTTGGTCTGGCAGGCCTTTTCGCAGCCAAGCAGGGGTTCTCCGTCGTGGTCAGCGACATTGTGCCAGAGGCCTTGCTCTTCGCCAGGATAAACGCATTACAAAACAATCTTGGCGAATCCATCCAGGTCCTCCCCATAGATTTTGTCAAGAATGGTCACATTGGTCGCTATCATCGGATCATCGGTTCCGAGGTGCTTTACCGGGAACAATTTTTTGAACCGTTGTTGGCTTTTTTGCGCAACCACCTGGAACCGACCAGCCGGAGCGAAGTTCTGCTCACGGCGGATGCAAGCCGGCGTTCCTCGAAATTTTTTGCGGCAGCCAAGAATTATTTTCAGATCTCACGCTCTTCCATGCCATACAAGAATGATCGGGTTCATGAGTTCGGGTTTGGAGGCGATGTGGCCGAAAAGGAACTCTGGTTTTACCGCATGAGACCGTTATGA
- a CDS encoding tetratricopeptide repeat protein encodes MYLLSDILKSLSSIGNPRLVHSGFGVWVVWNNKNANTTIHQTLIRFGGQKIIVSTNQSLWFFQGSQVYPALARLLIWARIHPEPVLIQVLPAKILIGESLHELSVSIPNQLKEQKVQPGDSLDVWIHPDLVQQIKTFSGLSTEQRPPAYGMSSLSWHTLMVDPGFSLDADLSWLFFVKPVQDTGNEHYALRWKNFYMRLKGTLDRLGIRYIYQHQLLFFKIDGLALLTTWCRDLLSIIAQVKSEDPNQYWPCLYDALTPNGLAFTDDLPNKVDLDWDCLPPDEPHLPLSAGLLLREDFEITFLNSAGTLKLDSVCRVTSRTTGQTQRPTLEFPVSAVTSAGKELPCFYCGMKSHQLSQCPSRQIFNQDQGVWDKIGSLDHKEFAQAVKKLDQAVGNGNLSTNPDILLAEAPENLFLKAVFEINFPVQHRMIRLVWRCRGKEFPDGLRQLTQPDGEYVWAALENARSRNYAQAERMMQQAVLRTSKNYQPHVLLGFIALETDNQRKAEAHWRDAQNLSYTPLQQAYLLFLKGRLREIQGAYDQAHGLYGEALSFSPKWPEPRYRQGVCITKKGFLDQAWVLFSELMAENPHIFNRILIDHELERGRSFLLTSLSGPWAAAQHNATREQNDLPGLNTKLATWFEDENPFRRDAEERIKHLSETKDVQNYVMFSRTLAAGKNLQKDTDKKIKEAVAAIRIRVRDNIARMRSIYEEICYFPFPRLIRKTNSYYNKGGRILQSISKMDLHNGKTYRQALTQMQEAEDILQKMSKQMKSVKLIRESSLFVLFLCKRFLWLAIFGLLASIVVVPVLLHSIQQSGSVWATEWITDQRWQVQRTVSLIMVVISGTIAAVWTSLGYEKQKRKYLASRQRSK; translated from the coding sequence ATGTACCTGCTTTCGGATATCTTGAAAAGTCTGTCCAGCATCGGGAACCCTCGCCTTGTGCACTCCGGCTTCGGCGTCTGGGTGGTCTGGAATAATAAGAATGCCAATACCACCATCCACCAGACCCTGATCCGGTTTGGCGGACAAAAAATCATCGTCTCCACAAACCAGAGTCTTTGGTTTTTTCAAGGCAGTCAGGTTTATCCGGCTTTGGCCAGGTTGTTGATTTGGGCCAGGATTCATCCCGAGCCGGTACTGATCCAGGTCTTGCCGGCCAAGATCCTCATAGGGGAATCCTTGCACGAACTCTCCGTGAGCATTCCAAATCAACTCAAAGAGCAAAAAGTCCAGCCCGGAGATTCATTGGATGTCTGGATTCATCCGGACCTTGTTCAACAAATCAAAACGTTTTCGGGATTGTCCACGGAGCAGCGGCCGCCCGCCTACGGCATGTCTTCCTTGAGTTGGCATACATTGATGGTTGATCCCGGATTTTCATTGGATGCTGATTTGAGCTGGTTATTCTTCGTCAAACCAGTGCAGGATACGGGCAATGAACATTACGCGTTGCGCTGGAAAAATTTCTACATGCGCCTGAAAGGGACACTGGATCGATTGGGCATCAGGTATATCTATCAACATCAGCTGCTTTTCTTCAAAATTGACGGACTGGCGTTGTTGACCACCTGGTGCAGAGATCTTCTGTCAATCATAGCGCAAGTCAAATCAGAAGACCCAAATCAGTATTGGCCCTGCCTCTACGATGCGCTCACACCCAATGGATTGGCTTTCACCGACGACCTGCCCAACAAGGTCGATTTGGACTGGGATTGTCTTCCTCCGGATGAGCCGCACCTTCCCTTGAGCGCGGGACTATTGCTTCGAGAGGATTTCGAAATCACCTTTCTGAATTCTGCCGGCACACTGAAGCTGGATTCCGTATGCCGGGTAACTTCACGGACCACCGGCCAGACGCAACGTCCAACCCTTGAGTTCCCGGTTTCGGCGGTCACCTCTGCGGGCAAAGAATTGCCGTGCTTCTATTGCGGCATGAAATCCCACCAGCTGTCCCAATGCCCGAGCCGACAGATCTTCAACCAGGATCAAGGCGTGTGGGATAAAATCGGCAGTCTGGACCACAAGGAGTTTGCCCAAGCCGTAAAGAAGCTGGATCAGGCCGTGGGAAACGGCAACCTGAGCACAAATCCGGACATTTTACTGGCCGAAGCCCCGGAAAATCTTTTCCTCAAGGCCGTCTTCGAGATCAATTTTCCCGTCCAACATCGCATGATCCGCCTTGTCTGGAGGTGCAGAGGCAAGGAGTTTCCGGACGGTCTGCGCCAGCTCACGCAGCCGGATGGCGAGTACGTTTGGGCGGCCCTTGAAAATGCACGGTCCAGGAACTATGCCCAAGCCGAACGCATGATGCAGCAGGCCGTTCTAAGGACGTCGAAGAACTACCAGCCACATGTGTTGCTTGGTTTCATCGCCCTGGAAACGGATAATCAACGGAAGGCCGAAGCCCACTGGAGGGATGCCCAGAACCTGAGCTACACCCCTCTGCAACAGGCCTACCTCCTTTTTTTAAAGGGCAGATTGCGCGAGATTCAGGGAGCATATGATCAAGCGCATGGACTTTACGGCGAAGCCCTTTCCTTCAGCCCGAAATGGCCGGAACCTCGGTATCGGCAAGGGGTCTGCATCACCAAGAAGGGTTTTCTGGATCAGGCCTGGGTACTTTTTTCAGAGCTTATGGCCGAAAACCCACACATTTTCAATCGCATCTTGATTGACCACGAACTGGAACGCGGTCGGTCCTTTCTGCTGACATCCCTGTCCGGCCCCTGGGCCGCGGCGCAACATAACGCTACAAGGGAACAAAATGACCTGCCTGGACTCAACACAAAACTGGCAACATGGTTTGAAGATGAAAACCCATTTCGTCGTGATGCCGAAGAGCGAATCAAACATTTGTCGGAAACAAAGGATGTCCAAAATTACGTGATGTTTTCCAGAACCCTCGCCGCCGGAAAGAATCTCCAGAAGGATACGGACAAGAAAATCAAGGAAGCTGTTGCCGCGATCAGGATCAGGGTCCGCGACAATATAGCCAGGATGCGTTCAATCTATGAAGAGATTTGTTATTTCCCCTTCCCCAGATTGATCCGCAAAACAAACAGCTATTACAACAAAGGCGGACGCATTCTTCAATCAATCAGCAAGATGGACCTGCATAACGGAAAAACATATCGGCAAGCACTGACGCAGATGCAGGAAGCTGAAGATATTCTCCAGAAAATGAGTAAACAAATGAAAAGCGTAAAGTTGATCCGAGAGAGTTCTCTCTTTGTGCTCTTCTTGTGCAAAAGATTCCTTTGGCTGGCTATCTTCGGCCTCTTGGCTTCGATTGTCGTGGTTCCCGTCCTCTTGCATTCCATTCAGCAGTCCGGATCAGTCTGGGCAACGGAATGGATTACGGATCAACGCTGGCAGGTCCAAAGAACCGTCAGCCTGATCATGGTCGTCATCAGCGGGACCATTGCCGCTGTCTGGACCAGCCTGGGGTACGAAAAGCAAAAACGGAAATACCTGGCCTCAAGACAACGCAGCAAGTGA
- a CDS encoding YcaO-like family protein, translating into MSIHLKPCPKGHTRELDKVCSPEQTVQWVRKALAVFGEDILAETRRIDTGRLGIPVYLSVCGEMARQVMPTRKQMGKGASAIQAEASALMELVERFSFFSFWKGVQDVVPCTWSEAERKWPGKILPISEIAGSVAEDIAEERARALMDLVSWRFVPATRLDTGQEMLVPLEWFKKINEFNGSSAGNTEEESILQGLCELVERHVCAVVDRRQMETPTIDPASVEDPVLRDLLNAFERQGIVVLLKDFSLGLPVPTVAAVAYDPATFPDSSEIVFTAGTASTPAKAAIRALTEVAQLAGDFETGSNYEASGLSKFTELEQIAWLERGDSVALASLPDIGREDILDELKCFCEGLLDQNFRAYSVQTIQPALNVPTHYSFIPGFQFRERAQNSTIGLFVGRMLAEESSFEQAQAGLETLRKMYPLAAFPVFFRGLLAIRREAFQEARELLARSEQGLEQQDDQALAAFYQGYAMSQEQRWPASIPHLDRAIRLCPEVKEYFNLRGVANFKLGEYALAESDFRSALNLDSGSAMDLANMGLCVKFQGRTEEAEHLLQSALDLDPNLGFARTHLLELQSGRAA; encoded by the coding sequence ATGAGCATTCACCTGAAGCCCTGTCCCAAAGGGCACACACGGGAGCTGGACAAAGTCTGCTCTCCGGAACAAACCGTCCAATGGGTGCGTAAGGCGCTGGCCGTCTTTGGCGAAGACATTCTTGCTGAGACGAGGCGCATCGATACCGGACGGCTCGGAATCCCGGTATATTTGAGCGTCTGTGGTGAAATGGCGCGGCAGGTCATGCCGACACGCAAACAGATGGGCAAAGGCGCTTCCGCCATCCAGGCCGAGGCCTCGGCACTGATGGAACTTGTCGAGCGATTCAGCTTCTTCAGCTTCTGGAAAGGTGTTCAGGATGTCGTTCCCTGTACTTGGAGCGAGGCGGAACGCAAGTGGCCGGGAAAGATTTTGCCGATTTCCGAAATCGCCGGTTCGGTTGCCGAAGACATTGCCGAAGAGCGGGCCAGGGCTCTGATGGATCTGGTTTCCTGGCGGTTTGTTCCGGCAACCCGTCTGGATACCGGCCAGGAAATGCTTGTCCCCTTGGAATGGTTCAAGAAAATCAATGAATTTAACGGATCTTCCGCCGGCAACACCGAAGAAGAGTCGATTCTGCAGGGTCTGTGCGAACTGGTGGAGCGGCATGTGTGTGCGGTGGTGGATCGCCGGCAGATGGAAACGCCGACCATCGATCCCGCCAGTGTTGAAGACCCTGTCCTGCGAGATCTTTTGAATGCGTTTGAACGCCAAGGTATCGTCGTTTTACTCAAGGATTTTTCCCTGGGGCTGCCCGTACCCACCGTTGCCGCGGTCGCTTATGATCCGGCCACGTTTCCGGACAGCAGCGAGATCGTTTTCACAGCGGGCACCGCATCGACTCCGGCCAAGGCGGCCATCCGGGCTCTGACCGAAGTGGCTCAACTGGCGGGGGATTTCGAAACTGGGAGCAATTATGAAGCTTCCGGGCTTTCGAAATTCACCGAGCTGGAACAAATTGCCTGGCTGGAACGGGGAGATTCTGTTGCGCTGGCAAGTCTGCCGGATATTGGTCGTGAGGACATTCTTGACGAGCTGAAATGTTTCTGCGAGGGGTTGTTGGACCAGAATTTTCGGGCCTACAGCGTGCAGACAATCCAACCGGCACTGAATGTTCCGACTCATTATTCCTTCATTCCAGGCTTTCAGTTTCGCGAGAGGGCGCAGAACTCCACCATCGGGCTTTTTGTCGGGCGCATGCTTGCCGAGGAGTCCTCTTTCGAACAGGCTCAAGCCGGTCTGGAAACGCTGCGAAAAATGTACCCATTGGCAGCGTTCCCCGTGTTCTTTCGAGGTTTGTTGGCCATCCGCAGAGAAGCTTTTCAGGAAGCCAGGGAGTTGCTTGCACGGAGCGAGCAGGGTTTGGAGCAGCAGGATGATCAGGCTCTTGCCGCCTTCTATCAGGGCTATGCCATGAGCCAGGAGCAGCGCTGGCCAGCTTCCATACCGCATCTGGACCGGGCGATACGTCTCTGTCCAGAGGTCAAGGAATATTTCAACCTTCGAGGTGTGGCCAATTTCAAGCTGGGCGAATATGCCCTTGCCGAATCGGACTTCAGGAGCGCCTTGAATCTTGATAGCGGTTCCGCCATGGATTTGGCGAACATGGGGCTTTGCGTCAAATTCCAGGGCCGGACGGAAGAAGCCGAACACCTGTTGCAATCCGCCCTTGATCTCGATCCAAATTTAGGTTTCGCCCGGACCCACCTTCTGGAACTGCAGTCCGGAAGAGCAGCTTGA
- a CDS encoding tetratricopeptide repeat protein — translation MSSPPLPSPSNAIKGVFSTKCLIPVGFGHTKKNTVQNLLVYAVEQENDQISVQSLNDRFMPTGASRLITKEELLKNYLPEPDVYFSKVIPVMREVEKGVARGERHLQHKEAFSAEMEFKNVLRIDEENIRATFGLGQCYLSRGDRERGDIVFRRLVRLKGAFQPCHKHMFNEFGIALRKNKMFAQALKYYARAMPLCKSDENLMFNMSRIFHEKGRDTLALKFVIKSLELNPAMPEANQFKLYLEQKLRR, via the coding sequence ATGAGTTCGCCACCCCTCCCGTCGCCCTCCAACGCCATCAAGGGAGTATTCTCCACGAAATGCCTTATTCCCGTGGGGTTTGGCCACACCAAAAAAAACACCGTCCAGAATCTTCTGGTATATGCCGTGGAGCAGGAGAACGACCAGATCTCCGTCCAGTCCCTGAACGATCGTTTCATGCCCACCGGCGCCTCCAGGCTAATCACCAAGGAAGAGCTTTTGAAAAACTACCTTCCGGAGCCGGATGTCTACTTTTCCAAAGTGATTCCGGTCATGCGCGAGGTGGAAAAGGGCGTGGCCCGTGGCGAACGGCACCTGCAACACAAGGAGGCCTTCAGCGCGGAGATGGAGTTCAAAAACGTTTTGCGCATCGACGAGGAGAACATCCGGGCCACCTTCGGCCTGGGACAATGCTATTTGTCCCGGGGCGACCGGGAACGCGGGGACATTGTCTTTCGCCGCCTGGTCCGTCTCAAGGGCGCCTTCCAGCCATGCCACAAGCACATGTTCAATGAATTCGGGATAGCGTTACGCAAGAACAAGATGTTCGCCCAGGCGTTGAAATACTATGCCCGAGCCATGCCCTTGTGCAAGAGTGATGAAAACCTGATGTTCAACATGTCCCGCATCTTCCATGAAAAGGGCCGCGACACTCTGGCGCTCAAATTCGTGATCAAGTCCCTGGAATTGAATCCGGCCATGCCGGAAGCCAATCAGTTCAAACTTTATCTGGAACAAAAGCTCCGGCGCTGA
- a CDS encoding molybdenum cofactor biosynthesis protein MoaE — MDISKAIAELKQKPGFADNVGMVLVHNGTVRSWSRQDKQHVTALEVTPDQEKIQELVREYSAKPGIFRIVVEARSGRFQPGDDLLFIIVAGDVREHVKPVLSELLERIKAEGVRKREIMAGA, encoded by the coding sequence ATGGATATCAGCAAGGCAATCGCTGAGTTGAAGCAAAAACCGGGTTTCGCGGACAATGTGGGCATGGTGCTGGTCCATAACGGCACTGTTCGTAGCTGGTCCAGGCAGGACAAGCAACATGTCACGGCCCTTGAAGTGACGCCGGATCAGGAAAAAATTCAGGAGCTGGTCCGTGAATATTCAGCGAAACCCGGAATCTTCCGGATTGTCGTGGAAGCCAGATCCGGCCGCTTTCAGCCCGGGGACGACCTGTTGTTCATTATCGTTGCCGGAGATGTTCGCGAACATGTCAAGCCGGTGCTTTCCGAACTCCTGGAGCGCATCAAGGCAGAGGGCGTGCGTAAACGCGAAATCATGGCCGGAGCATAA